From a region of the Cygnus atratus isolate AKBS03 ecotype Queensland, Australia chromosome 3, CAtr_DNAZoo_HiC_assembly, whole genome shotgun sequence genome:
- the SNX3 gene encoding sorting nexin-3, protein MAETIADTRRLISKPQNLNDAYGPPSNFLEIDVGNPQTVGVGRGRFTTYEIRVKTNLPIFKLKESTVRRRYSDFEWLRNELERESKVVVPPLPGKALLRQLPFRGDDGIFDDSFIEERKQALEQFINKVAGHPLAQNERCLHMFLQDEVIDKNYTPSKIRHT, encoded by the exons ATGGCCGAGACGATCGCGGACACCCGGCGGCTGATCAGCAAGCCGCAGAACCTGAACGACGCCTACGGGCCGCCCAGCAACTTCCTGGAGATCGACGTGGGCAACCCGCAGACCGTGGGGGTGGGCCGCGGCCGCTTCACCACCTACGAGATCCGCGTCAAG ACAAATCTCCCTATCTTCAAATTGAAAGAATCTACAGTCAGAAGAAGGTACAGTGACTTTGAATGGCTGAGGAATGAActagaaagagaaagcaag GTTGTGGTACCACCTCTACCAGGAAAAGCTCTTCTTCGTCAGCTCCCCTTCCGAGGAGATGATGGCATATTTGATGATTCCTTTATAGAGGAAAGGAAACAGGCTCTTGAGCAATTCATAAACAA gGTTGCAGGCCATCCACTGGCACAGAATGAACGCTGTCTTCACATGTTCTTACAAGATGAAGTAATAGACAAAAACTACACACCATCCAAAATAAGACATACTTGA